A window of the Streptomyces griseochromogenes genome harbors these coding sequences:
- a CDS encoding TetR/AcrR family transcriptional regulator — MPTSAPPKNRFERRRAETRQALVRAARQILAETGDTSASIQAIAERADVGFGSFYNHFESKTELFDAAVTDALEEFGQVIDTRVEGVDDPAELVAAGFRLTARMADSHPELMRILRDRGLSHIHSDTGLSPRALRDLEIGIASGRFTCGNATTALSALGGTLLSLVALRLDRPDLDGDEAASDLAEMVLRMLGVPPDDAHEVTRRPLPDPA; from the coding sequence ATGCCGACGTCAGCCCCGCCCAAGAACCGCTTCGAGCGGCGCCGCGCCGAAACCCGTCAGGCCCTCGTCCGCGCGGCCCGGCAGATCCTCGCGGAGACCGGGGACACCAGCGCCAGCATCCAGGCCATCGCCGAGCGCGCCGATGTAGGTTTTGGATCCTTCTACAACCACTTCGAGTCCAAGACGGAGCTGTTCGACGCCGCGGTGACGGACGCCCTGGAGGAGTTCGGGCAGGTCATCGACACGCGAGTGGAAGGCGTCGACGACCCGGCCGAGCTGGTCGCGGCCGGCTTCCGGCTCACCGCCCGGATGGCCGACTCCCACCCGGAACTCATGCGGATCCTGCGCGACCGCGGCCTGTCCCACATCCACTCCGACACCGGCCTCTCCCCGCGCGCTCTGCGCGACCTGGAGATCGGCATCGCCTCGGGCCGCTTCACCTGCGGCAACGCGACCACCGCCCTGTCCGCCCTGGGCGGCACCCTGCTGTCCCTCGTGGCTCTCAGGCTGGACCGTCCGGACCTGGACGGCGATGAGGCCGCCTCTGACCTGGCCGAGATGGTCCTGCGCATGCTCGGCGTCCCGCCGGACGACGCCCATGAGGTCACCCGGCGCCCGCTGCCCGACCCCGCCTGA
- a CDS encoding TetR/AcrR family transcriptional regulator — protein MQTTDALGRTPQRRDAQSNRRRILVAARQKLQEDPAASLDGIAEAAGVARRTFYGHFPSRHALIADLTQEAGDELRQAFATARTTDADPIEAMTRMVLAAWAVGDQYRMLIALGRRHPGEDAFRATVAPAREEAVATLRRGQREGVFADHLPAPVLAQALEALVLALAEENAARPWADPTGEAASTAFLVAAGVAPQAAALQVQDVVRRGRAAGAG, from the coding sequence ATGCAGACGACCGACGCCCTGGGCCGTACTCCGCAGCGCAGGGATGCTCAGTCCAACCGCAGACGCATCCTCGTGGCCGCCCGGCAGAAACTGCAGGAGGACCCCGCCGCGAGTCTCGACGGCATCGCTGAGGCGGCCGGCGTCGCCCGGCGCACCTTCTACGGACACTTCCCCAGCCGACATGCGCTGATCGCCGACCTGACTCAGGAAGCAGGCGATGAACTCCGGCAGGCATTCGCCACAGCCCGTACCACGGATGCCGACCCGATCGAGGCGATGACGCGGATGGTGCTGGCGGCATGGGCGGTGGGCGATCAATACCGCATGCTCATCGCCTTGGGGCGGCGTCATCCGGGCGAGGACGCGTTCCGCGCCACTGTGGCACCGGCCCGCGAAGAGGCCGTCGCGACCCTACGACGTGGTCAGCGCGAAGGCGTCTTCGCGGACCATCTTCCAGCACCCGTACTCGCTCAGGCGCTGGAGGCACTGGTGCTGGCACTCGCCGAGGAGAACGCCGCGCGCCCGTGGGCGGACCCCACGGGTGAAGCTGCATCGACTGCGTTCCTCGTAGCCGCCGGCGTGGCACCACAGGCGGCTGCGCTCCAGGTGCAGGACGTTGTCAGGCGGGGTCGGGCAGCGGGCGCCGGGTGA
- a CDS encoding zinc-binding dehydrogenase: MDTMLAGRFHLDSKKFAVEEVPIPVPGPGEVLIEVKAAGVCLSDVHLLDGSLVPLFATSDTVTVGHEVSGVVHTLGPDLKRGLTVGTRVTLEAGKTCGKCAGCVRRRPCTQMLTAGIDYDGGWAEYVIAREDTLIPIPDSLPFDQAAIIPDAVSTPYAAVVTTAGVRPAQSVGVWGVGGVGAHNVRLARLVGAAPIIAVDPLPSARERALAFGADYALDPAAPDFADQVRAATEGRGLDFAFDCAGVPAVREQAAAVLGLGGSLILVGITPRPLTITEGLTFNYMCKQVRGHYGGSPESVSELVRLTAAGRLDLAPSITDHIPLVDAADAVSRLENKIGDPIRLILVP; the protein is encoded by the coding sequence ATGGACACCATGCTCGCCGGCCGCTTCCACCTGGACAGCAAGAAGTTCGCCGTGGAAGAGGTCCCGATCCCCGTGCCGGGTCCGGGCGAGGTCCTCATCGAGGTCAAGGCCGCCGGCGTATGCCTCTCCGACGTCCACCTGCTCGACGGCTCCCTCGTCCCGCTGTTCGCGACCTCCGACACGGTCACCGTCGGCCACGAGGTCTCCGGTGTGGTCCACACGCTCGGCCCCGACCTCAAGCGCGGCCTGACCGTCGGCACCCGCGTCACCCTGGAGGCCGGCAAGACCTGCGGTAAGTGCGCCGGCTGCGTGCGCCGCCGCCCCTGCACCCAGATGCTCACCGCCGGGATCGACTATGACGGCGGCTGGGCCGAGTACGTGATCGCCCGCGAGGACACTCTCATCCCCATCCCCGACAGCCTCCCCTTCGACCAGGCCGCGATCATCCCCGACGCGGTCTCCACGCCCTACGCCGCCGTCGTCACCACCGCCGGCGTCCGTCCCGCCCAGTCCGTCGGCGTCTGGGGCGTGGGCGGAGTCGGCGCCCACAACGTACGCCTCGCCCGCCTGGTCGGCGCCGCCCCGATCATCGCCGTCGACCCGCTGCCCAGCGCCCGCGAGCGCGCCCTGGCCTTCGGCGCCGACTACGCCCTGGACCCGGCCGCCCCCGACTTCGCCGACCAGGTCCGCGCGGCCACCGAAGGACGGGGCCTGGACTTCGCCTTCGACTGCGCCGGCGTACCCGCCGTCCGCGAGCAGGCCGCCGCCGTGCTCGGCCTGGGCGGCTCCCTGATCCTGGTGGGCATTACCCCCAGGCCGCTCACCATCACCGAGGGTCTGACCTTCAACTACATGTGCAAGCAGGTCCGCGGTCACTACGGCGGCAGCCCCGAGTCGGTCTCCGAGCTGGTGCGGCTGACCGCGGCAGGTCGCCTCGACCTGGCCCCCTCCATCACGGACCACATCCCGCTGGTGGACGCGGCCGACGCGGTCAGCCGTCTGGAGAACAAGATCGGCGACCCGATCCGCCTCATCCTCGTCCCCTGA
- a CDS encoding bifunctional cytochrome P450/NADPH--P450 reductase has protein sequence MTTHSANGLRPIRSPRGIPLLGYTPQIPDTNPVEYFNELSKQFPEGIYGMDIAGIEQVFVYDPDLVAEVCDETRFFKQIEKTPLSHVRDYTGAGLFTAHQHEEEWAMAHRILLPAFSQRAMKTYYGQMLEIAQNLVGKWESREGQPVAITDDYTRLTLDTIALSGFGYRFQSFDKEELHPFLNSLLEALIESMRRSQELPMMTRLRKADDRKYRENIQLMRDLVESVIKERREGKGTGEEDLLGLMLEATDPETGELLADENVRDQVVTFLIAGHETTSGLLSFATYSLMRNPHVLAQAYAEVDRLLPGDTVPDYDTIMQLDVIPRILEETLRLWAPIPLIAKAPIDDTVIGDRYELKKGTRANILMGALHSHPKAWDRPEEFDIDRWLPENRAEQHPHAYKPFGNGVRACIGRQFALTEARLALALVLQKFRFSDTTDYKMDVREALTRKPGDFQLVVRRRQEHQRTVFGAADLRTGDTQSQAAVSGVGVNLTVAYGSSLGSCEDLARTIADRGERSGFGTTLMSLDELGDNLPTEGLLVVVAASYNGKAPDNAQRFDDLLATGLPQGSLANVRFALLGAGNTQWVATYQAFPKRIEEGLLAAGATPVVERGIADAAGDFDGMATRWMDILWATLAEEYAADTSQASGPRYQVQLLTESDVRPAIVSEQAYPLTVVANEELVADATGLWDFAIEPPRPSAKSITVELPENVTYDTGNHLAVFAKNEAALVERALRRLGVDYGQVLRLDQPGGGRTHLPVGTPVTAGILLTEFLELQDVATRSQIQTLAEYTQCPWTRPQLQAYTADTREAEEHYQKEILGKRISVLGLLERFEAIELPLAVFLEMMGPIRPRFYSISSAPSANPRHVRLTVGLLEGPAMSGDGQYRGTCSSYIAGLEPGDVVYGYVRVPSPTFAPPADPATPLILIGPGTGIAPLRGFLEERATQHANGTQVGLSQVFVGCRHPEHDYFYKQEMQDWEQTGIAQVHTAYSAVTGHPARFVQNAIANAADTVWQAIEDGAYIYVCGDGRRMAPAVREALAAIHCQRTGSDDETAQQWLAQLEADERYQQDVFA, from the coding sequence ATGACCACGCACTCCGCGAACGGCCTTCGCCCCATCCGGTCCCCGCGCGGGATCCCCCTGCTCGGCTACACGCCGCAGATCCCCGACACCAACCCCGTGGAGTACTTCAACGAGCTGTCCAAGCAGTTCCCCGAGGGCATCTACGGCATGGACATCGCCGGCATCGAGCAGGTCTTCGTCTACGACCCGGACCTGGTGGCCGAGGTGTGCGACGAGACGCGGTTCTTCAAGCAGATCGAGAAGACGCCGCTGAGCCATGTGCGGGACTACACGGGGGCGGGCCTGTTCACAGCCCACCAGCACGAAGAGGAATGGGCCATGGCCCACCGGATCCTGCTGCCGGCCTTCAGCCAGCGGGCCATGAAGACCTACTACGGGCAGATGCTGGAGATCGCCCAGAACCTCGTCGGCAAGTGGGAGAGCCGGGAGGGTCAGCCGGTCGCCATCACCGACGACTACACCCGGCTCACCCTGGACACCATCGCCCTGTCCGGGTTCGGCTACCGCTTCCAGTCCTTCGACAAGGAGGAGCTGCACCCCTTCCTCAACTCGCTGCTGGAGGCGCTGATCGAGTCGATGCGGCGCTCCCAGGAACTGCCGATGATGACCAGGCTCCGCAAGGCGGACGACAGGAAGTACCGCGAGAACATCCAGCTGATGCGCGACCTGGTCGAGAGCGTGATCAAGGAGCGCCGCGAGGGGAAGGGCACCGGCGAGGAGGACCTGCTGGGCCTGATGCTGGAGGCCACCGACCCGGAGACCGGCGAGCTGCTCGCGGACGAGAACGTCCGCGACCAGGTGGTGACCTTCCTGATCGCCGGTCACGAGACGACCAGTGGCCTGCTGTCGTTCGCCACGTACTCGCTGATGCGCAACCCGCACGTCCTGGCGCAGGCGTACGCCGAGGTGGACCGCCTGCTACCCGGTGACACGGTCCCGGACTACGACACCATCATGCAGCTCGACGTCATCCCGCGGATCCTGGAGGAGACCCTGCGCCTGTGGGCGCCCATCCCGCTGATCGCCAAGGCACCCATCGACGACACCGTCATCGGCGACCGGTACGAGCTGAAGAAGGGAACCAGGGCCAACATCCTCATGGGCGCACTGCACTCCCACCCCAAGGCGTGGGACCGCCCGGAGGAGTTCGACATCGACCGGTGGCTGCCGGAGAACCGCGCCGAGCAGCACCCGCACGCCTACAAGCCGTTCGGCAACGGTGTGCGTGCGTGCATCGGCCGCCAGTTCGCGCTCACCGAGGCCCGCCTGGCCCTCGCACTGGTACTGCAGAAGTTCAGGTTCTCCGACACCACTGACTACAAGATGGACGTCCGCGAGGCGCTGACGCGCAAGCCCGGCGACTTCCAGCTGGTCGTCCGCAGGCGTCAGGAGCACCAGCGGACCGTCTTCGGCGCCGCCGACCTGCGGACCGGCGACACGCAGTCGCAGGCAGCGGTCAGCGGTGTCGGGGTGAACCTGACCGTGGCCTACGGCTCCAGCCTCGGCTCGTGCGAGGACCTGGCCCGCACCATCGCCGACCGCGGTGAGCGCTCCGGCTTCGGCACCACGCTGATGAGCCTGGACGAACTGGGTGACAACCTGCCCACCGAGGGCCTGCTCGTCGTCGTGGCGGCCAGCTACAACGGCAAGGCTCCCGACAACGCCCAGCGCTTCGACGACCTGCTCGCCACCGGGCTGCCCCAGGGTTCACTGGCGAACGTGCGGTTCGCGCTGCTGGGCGCCGGCAACACCCAGTGGGTGGCCACCTACCAGGCATTCCCCAAGCGGATCGAGGAAGGTCTGCTGGCGGCCGGCGCCACCCCGGTCGTCGAGCGCGGTATCGCGGACGCCGCCGGTGACTTCGACGGCATGGCCACGCGGTGGATGGACATCCTGTGGGCCACCCTGGCCGAGGAGTACGCCGCCGACACCTCCCAGGCGAGCGGCCCCCGCTACCAGGTCCAGCTGCTCACCGAGTCCGACGTGCGCCCCGCCATCGTCTCCGAGCAGGCATACCCGCTCACGGTGGTGGCCAACGAGGAGCTCGTGGCCGACGCGACCGGCCTGTGGGACTTCGCCATCGAGCCGCCGCGCCCGTCCGCGAAGTCCATCACCGTCGAGCTGCCCGAGAATGTCACCTACGACACCGGCAACCACCTGGCCGTCTTCGCCAAGAACGAAGCCGCCCTGGTCGAGCGCGCACTGAGGCGACTCGGTGTCGACTACGGCCAGGTACTCCGGCTCGACCAGCCCGGCGGCGGCCGCACCCACCTGCCGGTCGGCACCCCGGTCACCGCCGGCATCCTGCTCACCGAGTTCCTGGAACTGCAGGACGTCGCCACCCGCTCCCAGATCCAGACCCTCGCCGAGTACACCCAGTGCCCGTGGACCCGGCCGCAGCTCCAGGCTTACACGGCCGACACCCGGGAGGCCGAGGAGCACTACCAAAAGGAGATCCTCGGCAAGCGCATCTCGGTGCTGGGCCTGCTGGAGCGCTTCGAGGCCATCGAGCTGCCGCTGGCGGTGTTCCTGGAGATGATGGGACCGATCCGCCCGCGCTTCTACTCCATCTCCTCCGCCCCGTCGGCCAACCCGCGCCACGTGCGCCTGACCGTCGGCCTGCTGGAGGGCCCGGCAATGTCCGGTGACGGACAGTACCGCGGCACCTGCTCCTCCTACATCGCCGGCCTCGAGCCCGGAGACGTCGTGTACGGCTACGTCCGCGTGCCCTCCCCGACGTTCGCCCCGCCCGCCGACCCCGCCACTCCGCTGATCCTCATCGGCCCCGGCACCGGCATCGCACCGCTGCGCGGCTTCCTGGAGGAGCGGGCGACACAGCACGCGAACGGCACCCAGGTGGGCCTGTCTCAGGTGTTCGTCGGCTGCCGCCACCCGGAGCACGACTACTTCTACAAGCAGGAGATGCAGGACTGGGAGCAGACCGGGATCGCGCAGGTCCACACCGCCTACTCCGCGGTGACCGGCCACCCGGCCCGGTTCGTGCAGAACGCCATCGCCAACGCCGCCGACACCGTGTGGCAGGCCATCGAGGACGGCGCGTACATCTACGTCTGCGGTGACGGCCGCCGCATGGCCCCCGCCGTCCGCGAGGCCCTCGCCGCCATCCACTGCCAGCGGACCGGCAGCGACGACGAGACCGCCCAGCAGTGGCTCGCCCAGCTCGAGGCCGACGAGCGCTACCAGCAGGACGTCTTCGCCTGA
- a CDS encoding TetR/AcrR family transcriptional regulator — protein MPLTEAGIYAAALRLIDADGVEALTMRKLATELDANPMSLYHHVPNKEAVLRGVTRMVGAQFRTVTLEDAPWQERIRLLATDFRTLAHRHPELLAYSFSHQPDFIQPDDPFWTTLTAIVEAAGVPQSDVSEIAALIVAVVIGVLAAELNGSLHQWSTLKPPGFGDGEDGDGEADPDSADTAPEGPDQDHMFRLVMDTLITGLESRLTGDRDGPDAGV, from the coding sequence GTGCCTCTGACCGAGGCCGGGATCTATGCCGCCGCCCTGCGGCTGATCGACGCGGACGGTGTCGAGGCGCTCACCATGCGCAAACTCGCCACCGAGCTCGACGCGAACCCGATGTCGCTGTACCACCACGTGCCGAACAAGGAAGCGGTGCTGCGTGGCGTGACACGAATGGTCGGCGCCCAGTTCCGGACCGTGACGCTTGAGGACGCGCCTTGGCAGGAGCGCATCCGCCTGCTCGCGACGGACTTCCGTACGCTGGCGCACCGTCACCCCGAGCTGCTGGCCTACTCGTTCAGCCACCAGCCGGACTTCATTCAGCCCGACGACCCGTTCTGGACCACGCTCACCGCGATCGTGGAGGCTGCCGGGGTTCCGCAGTCAGATGTCTCGGAGATCGCGGCGCTGATAGTCGCCGTCGTCATCGGCGTCCTCGCCGCCGAACTCAACGGCTCGCTCCACCAGTGGTCGACCCTCAAGCCCCCCGGCTTTGGCGACGGTGAAGACGGTGACGGGGAGGCTGACCCCGATTCTGCGGACACAGCTCCTGAAGGCCCTGACCAGGACCACATGTTCCGCCTCGTGATGGACACGCTCATCACGGGCCTGGAAAGCCGGCTCACCGGCGATCGTGACGGCCCGGACGCCGGTGTTTGA
- a CDS encoding NIPSNAP family protein, with the protein MPQYQLRVYTLRSPDALSAYEKIWAQHIPGMAKHRITTHGVWTVPAAPGNETPRLYALVSYRDADAVRERLEAYLSSPEFRADMEGFDIGQIVGLDEILLTPTVDSPLR; encoded by the coding sequence ATGCCCCAGTACCAGCTCCGTGTCTACACCCTGCGCAGCCCCGACGCGCTCTCCGCCTACGAGAAGATCTGGGCCCAGCACATTCCCGGTATGGCCAAGCACCGGATCACCACCCACGGCGTCTGGACGGTGCCCGCAGCACCCGGAAACGAGACCCCCCGGCTCTACGCCCTCGTTTCCTACAGGGATGCCGACGCCGTGCGGGAGCGGCTGGAGGCGTACCTGTCGAGTCCTGAATTCCGCGCGGACATGGAGGGTTTCGACATCGGCCAGATCGTCGGCCTCGACGAGATCCTGCTGACGCCCACCGTGGACTCGCCCTTGCGCTGA
- a CDS encoding SsgA family sporulation/cell division regulator, whose translation MKKSLKAVERRMAVELVVSHAYSLPLCARLRYEPTDPYVVRAGFFVDCHEPVEWILGRDLLTDGLKGSAGHADVRIWSAAGRGDQSMYMALGSSAGTALLEVPVRDLTAFLQDTEALVPRGTESGHIDWDAELAHLLPHG comes from the coding sequence ATGAAGAAGTCCTTGAAGGCCGTAGAGCGGCGGATGGCCGTGGAGCTGGTCGTCTCGCACGCCTACTCATTGCCCCTCTGCGCACGTCTGCGGTACGAGCCCACTGATCCCTACGTCGTCCGTGCCGGCTTCTTCGTCGACTGTCACGAGCCGGTCGAATGGATTCTGGGGCGGGATCTCCTGACTGATGGCCTGAAGGGCTCCGCAGGCCACGCGGACGTCCGGATCTGGTCGGCCGCGGGGCGGGGCGACCAGTCGATGTACATGGCCCTCGGGTCCTCCGCCGGCACCGCCTTGCTCGAGGTCCCCGTGCGGGACCTCACGGCCTTCCTTCAGGACACGGAGGCTCTGGTGCCACGGGGGACCGAGTCCGGACACATCGACTGGGATGCCGAACTGGCACACCTGCTCCCCCACGGCTGA